Proteins co-encoded in one Nicotiana sylvestris chromosome 7, ASM39365v2, whole genome shotgun sequence genomic window:
- the LOC104220059 gene encoding zinc transporter 5-like, producing MTKLEKVVFWYILLLLPAIVLGECTCDSEDEERNKPEALKYKMVAIASILIASAIGVCIPVLGKAIPALSPEKNFFFIIKAFAAGVILATGFIHVLPDAFESLTSPCLKENPWGNFPFSGFIAMVSAMGTLMVDTYATSYFSNKNDTKNGLVAQSGDEGGAIHVHSHGHAHGSSSLLGDSSSELLRYRVVSQVLEMGIIVHSVIIGIALGASESPKTIRPLVGALTFHQFFEGMGLGGCIAQAKFKTRAVAIMALFFSLTTPVGIAIGLGITNVYDENSPTALIVEGVFNSASAGILIYMALVDFLAADFMHPRMQGNGKLQLGANVSLLLGAGLMALIAKWA from the exons ATGACAAAGTTAGAAAAAGTAGTTTTTTGGTACATTCTCTTGCTTCTTCCTGCTATAGTATTAGGAGAATGTACTTGTGATtctgaggatgaagaaagaaacaAACCTGAAGCACTGAAATATAAAATGGTAGCAATCGCTTCCATTTTGATTGCCAGTGCAATTGGGGTTTGTATTCCTGTACTAGGAAAAGCAATTCCAGCTTTGAGCCCAGAGAAGAATTTCTTCTTCATAATCAAAGCTTTTGCTGCTGGTGTGATCCTCGCGACAGGGTTTATACATGTACTCCCTGATGCATTTGAAAGCTTAACATCGCCATGTTTGAAAGAGAATCCGTGGGGAAATTTTCCATTTAGTGGATTTATCGCAATGGTTTCTGCAATGGGAACTCTAATGGTGGACACTTATGCAACTTCATATTTCAGTAACAAAAATGATACGAAAAATGGATTGGTGGCTCAGTCTGGAGATGAAGGAGGAGCTATACATGTTCATTCACATGGCCATGCACATGGTTCATCATCACTGCTGGGTGATTCTAGTTCCGAGCTCCTTCGTTATCGTGTTGTATCTCAG GTATTGGAAATGGGGATAATAGTGCATTCTGTGATAATAGGAATAGCTTTGGGTGCTTCTGAAAGTCCCAAAACCATAAGGCCTCTTGTTGGTGCTTTGACTTTTCATCAATTTTTCGAAGGCATGGGACTTGGTGGATGCATTGCTCAG GCAAAATTCAAGACTCGGGCAGTGGCAATAATGGCTTTATTTTTCTCACTTACAACTCCAGTGGGTATTGCAATTGGACTAGGAATAACAAATGTTTACGATGAAAACAGTCCAACGGCTCTCATTGTGGAAGGAGTATTTAATTCAGCATCAGCTGGTATCTTGATTTATATGGCATTAGTTGATTTTTTGGCTGCTGATTTTATGCATCCAAGAATGCAAGGCAATGGAAAACTTCAATTAGGTGCCAATGTTTCACTTCTTCTTGGTGCTGGACTCATGGCTCTCATAGCCAAATGGGCTTAA